In one Corynebacterium bovis DSM 20582 = CIP 54.80 genomic region, the following are encoded:
- a CDS encoding Rv1476 family membrane protein: MIPADIDMGRILSDLADSDVSDGLPGDRSDSHPAHGTEGTDRGDAGVDTATWHDAVTAADRSGVGPLKVVVLDDTSASGPDLRDVAQTVKDDTGATTVVVQTPGNAAAVSSALTRSQIEKNEHLLAGTTSPSAATDFLVAADHSATPTGTVTALTVVGALVAAAVAAAATAFTGRATARVRPATA; encoded by the coding sequence GTGATCCCCGCCGACATCGACATGGGACGCATCCTCAGCGACCTCGCCGACAGTGACGTCTCCGACGGGCTGCCGGGGGACCGGTCCGACAGTCACCCGGCCCACGGCACCGAGGGCACGGACCGGGGGGACGCGGGCGTCGACACGGCGACCTGGCACGACGCGGTCACCGCCGCCGACAGGTCCGGCGTCGGCCCGCTGAAGGTCGTCGTTCTCGACGACACTTCCGCGTCCGGTCCGGACCTCCGGGACGTCGCCCAGACGGTCAAGGACGACACGGGGGCCACGACGGTCGTCGTGCAGACCCCCGGCAACGCCGCCGCGGTGAGCTCCGCACTGACGCGGTCCCAGATCGAGAAGAACGAGCACCTGCTCGCGGGGACGACGTCCCCCTCCGCCGCCACCGACTTCCTCGTCGCCGCCGACCACAGCGCGACGCCGACCGGGACGGTCACCGCCCTGACCGTCGTCGGTGCCCTCGTGGCCGCAGCGGTCGCGGCCGCGGCGACCGCATTCACGGGCCGGGCGACCGCACGGGTCCGTCCCGCCACCGCGTGA